A genomic segment from Diospyros lotus cultivar Yz01 chromosome 5, ASM1463336v1, whole genome shotgun sequence encodes:
- the LOC127801628 gene encoding 26S proteasome non-ATPase regulatory subunit 11 homolog, which yields MSSSHLPATTESLDQAQEAKIPSQAISILYRVLENPSSSSEALRIKEKAVSNLSDLLREENRAEDLRSLLTQLRPFFSLIPKAKTAKIVRGIIDAVAKIPGTSDLQISLCREMVQWTRSEKRTFLRQRVQARLAALLMENKEYAEALALLSGLIKEVRRLDDKLLLVDIELLESKLHFSLRNLPKAKAALTAARTAANAIYVPPDQQGTIDLQSGILHAEEKDYKTAYSYFYEAFEAFNALEDPRAIYSLKYMLLCKIMVNQADDVAGILSSAKVGLQYQGPEVDAMKAVAQAHAQRSLKLFETALRDFKAQLEEDPIVHRHLSSLYDTLLEQNLCRLIEPFSRVEIGHIAELIELPIDHVEKKLSQMILDKKFAGTLDQGAGCLIIFDDPKPDAIYPATLETISNIGKVVDSLYVRSAKIMA from the coding sequence ATGTCTTCATCACATCTCCCAGCAACAACTGAGTCGCTGGATCAGGCTCAAGAAGCAAAAATACCATCTCAGGCAATCTCTATCCTGTATCGTGTACTTGAGaacccttcatcttcttcggaAGCACTACGGATTAAAGAAAAGGCTGTCTCAAATCTGTCGGACCTTCTTAGAGAAGAGAACAGAGCAGAGGATCTTAGGAGCCTTCTGACCCAACTAAggcctttcttttccttgatCCCCAAAGCAAAAACTGCAAAAATTGTTCGTGGGATAATTGATGCAGTAGCCAAAATACCAGGAACATCAGATCTCCAAATCTCTCTCTGCAGAGAAATGGTGCAGTGGACCCGTTCAGAGAAGCGAACATTCCTTCGTCAACGAGTTCAGGCAAGGCTTGCGGCACTTTTGATGGAAAACAAGGAGTATGCAGAGGCACTAGCCCTCCTTTCTGGCCTAATCAAGGAAGTAAGGAGATTAGATGACAAGCTGCTGCTCGTAGACATAGAATTATTGGAGAGCAAGCTGCATTTCTCTCTAAGAAACCTCCCCAAAGCTAAAGCTGCTCTCACTGCAGCAAGAACAGCGGCCAATGCTATTTATGTGCCCCCGGATCAGCAGGGTACTATAGACTTGCAGAGTGGGATTCTTCATGCTGAAGAGAAAGACTATAAAACTGCTTACAGCTATTTCTACGAAGCATTTGAAGCTTTCAATGCTCTTGAAGATCCCCGGGCAATATACAGTCTCAAGTATATGCTGTTGTGCAAAATCATGGTTAACCAAGCGGATGATGTTGCAGGAATATTATCATCAGCGAAGGTGGGACTGCAATATCAGGGGCCAGAAGTAGACGCGATGAAAGCCGTTGCCCAAGCTCATGCACAACGCTCGCTGAAGCTCTTTGAGACTGCACTTAGGGATTTCAAGGCACAGCTGGAGGAGGACCCCATCGTCCACAGGCACCTGTCTTCTCTTTATGATACACTGCTGGAACAGAACCTTTGCAGGTTGATCGAGCCTTTctcaagggttgagattggTCATATTGCTGAGCTGATTGAACTCCCCATAGACCACGTGGAGAAAAAACTGTCGCAGATGATCCTTGACAAGAAGTTTGCAGGGACCTTGGATCAAGGTGCTGGATGTCTCATCATCTTTGATGATCCTAAGCCGGACGCAATCTACCCTGCGACACTGGAGACAATATCAAATATTGGCAAGGTTGTGGATAGCCTCTATGTTAGATCTGCAAAAATTATGGCATAG
- the LOC127801788 gene encoding BAG family molecular chaperone regulator 6, which produces MYPGYRCMDSLPPQRNQMPHTEHCYPSSEGLPHMKTDASRSPVTYEAWPYGSNYGHSIPVGCQGCWGHGFFPAYYGFRPPYPHHPWPSPFHCHGIYPSFPDSYPLHYAPPYFPMGQPRYEYDKNMPGGYPCCECPNNPCNWREDRHPRIEEQEPDFGKKINDDNRSNNSLIPVDFKTRPFPVVWIPPGYMNNRDNREEKSPREPGLQARDEYPSDTRARENLKSSQQEPSVWRGWFPFDINRLRSLKDDEDKQSQEQQLENKNQFPFPIFWMPYKAEREERQDHKEENTDGDTEEKPSSALKVISASSPGRNDVTSQHGVTDQNVGGDVGLNTAEKKGSGEKIIFMKQPDERGGKRIGEKVTERKDREIAVKDTEGSGEKQPSEKDTKRSSSSPTKTSKLPPVCLRVDPLPNRKNGNGSSRSPSPPGHRGKSPKSPCPSAEENSQDDRQSVSRSLNKSNGVEPNERHGRVVEVVDGITMQDRNEDNKIHEQNGVPLNLPIDSCENTVMGQGASKAGIGGDVSNLKEGEEVRDTEDKKSEVAMKSEDATISCESGDLSESKEDTGARQTGKEDIEETKKEKRKSLTEAEAATTIQSAYRGFEVRRLGTLNKLKQMAKLREQVAEVRTRISALESYPDMIKDDRKRLEMGETIMSLLLKLDTIQGLHPSIRNFRKSVAKELVSLQEKLDSLTAKKSEVSPAKIMEDPPMDTGEDSSVQGEQKDAEAVHRSTDIVEGSKDNRTDSVDHWEDQGFCPKESVSGTQGVENSELMSNEGCKESNKKITEALLGSSADSGKEGRETGHKLEDALNNEGLDNGQTMMLSAQVQNLESKLPIGSSPVGTEEDVNSVVKAAVQGVSGQQLAAESSQRNEKIEAGRCEVLAGGEVESSSAIDGTTIDDEAVDGNQVQRPSEALSEEPVKAILEDESRRQGDFELHKGTMVEWKGQGETVSPINMDVHMEKSSRGNEVSLKENEPLEEELTVRAGGGGSPVDDFLDKAELKETRPELSPTENETNSADPAYKPQELHPELSLADNEIIHGGEASKQEEPLINTTSLHNELQHGREEKDDSEVGSDTDKCWEEKEVAIEELTEGGKVEPQTVTAGGENQDLAQDVRQKFEQEVPATVTGNDEVIKQSLGSEAADDEAMKIVTKPAPTGAEQNEGDVFPMSPTASQQSETGSESGRKLVEENEKLRKMMEKLIEAGKEQLTAISNLSARVNELEKKVQTKRKVRTGRVRARCLSNDPVKGRARGIAA; this is translated from the exons ATGTATCCCGGCTATAGGTGCATGGACTCATTGCCCCCTCAGAGAAATCAAATGCCCCACACAGAGCATTGTTATCCAAGTTCTGAAGGTCTTCCTCACATGAAAACGGATGCATCCAGATCTCCCGTAACATATGAAGCTTGGCCTTATGGTAGTAACTATGGCCACTCCATTCCCGTGGGATGTCAAGGCTGTTGGGGCCATGGCTTTTTCCCTGCTTACTATGGTTTCAGGCCTCCTTATCCTCATCATCCATGGCCATCGCCGTTCCATTGTCATGGAATTTATCCTTCCTTCCCTGACTCCTATCCTCTTCACTATGCTCCTCCATATTTTCCAATGGGACAGCCGAGATACGAGTATGACAAGAACATGCCTGGAGGTTATCCCTGTTGTGAATGTCCTAATAACCCATGTAATTGGAGAGAAGACAGGCATCCGCGAATTGAAGAACAGGAACCAGattttggaaagaaaatcaATGATGATAATAGAAGCAATAATTCGTTGATTCCTGTTGACTTCAAAACTCGCCCATTTCCTGTTGTATGGATTCCTCCTGGTTACATGAACAACAGAGACAACAGAGAGGAAAAGAGTCCTAGGGAACCAGGGTTGCAGGCAAGAGATGAGTACCCCAGTGATACAAGGGCCAGggaaaatttgaaatcttccCAGCAGGAGCCAAGTGTGTGGAGAGGGTGGTTTCCATTTGACATCAACAGATTGAGATCTCTGAAGGATGATGAAGATAAGCAAAGTCAAGAACAGCAGCTCGAGAACAAGAATCAATTCCCATTCCCTATTTTTTGGATGCCTTACAAGGCTGAACGAGAGGAAAGACAAGACCATAAAGAGGAAAACACTGATGGGGACACTGAAGAAAAACCATCTTCAGCGCTAAAGGTTATCTCGGCTAGCTCTCCTGGCCGCAATGACGTCACAAGCCAACATGGAGTGACTGATCAGAATGTTGGTGGTGATGTTGGTTTAAATACAGCGGAGAAGAAAGGTAGcggagagaaaataatttttatgaagcAACCTGATGAGCGTGGTGGGAAAAGGATTGGGGAAAAAGTAACTGAGCGGAAGGACAGAGAAATTGCTGTGAAAGACACAGAAGGCAGCGGGGAGAAGCAGCCTTCTGAAAAGGATACTAAAAGATCATCCTCTTCTCCAACTAAGACATCCAAGCTGCCTCCTGTTTGTCTGAGAGTTGATCCTTTGCCAAATAGGAAAAATGGCAATGGCAGCTCGAGGTCTCCTAGTCCTCCTGGTCACAGGGGAAAATCACCAAAATCTCCCTGCCCAAGTGCTGAAGAGAACTCTCAAGATGATAGACAATCTGTGAGCCGTTCTCTAAACAAGAGCAATGGGGTAGAGCCAAATGAAAGGCATGGAAGAGTGGTCGAGGTAGTGGATGGTATAACCATGCAAGACAGAAATGAAGATAACAAAATTCATGAGCAGAATGGTGTTCCTCTTAATTTACCTATTGATTCTTGTGAGAATACTGTGATGGGCCAAGGAGCTAGCAAGGCTGGAATAGGTGGCGATGTAAGTAATCTCAAAGAGGGTGAAGAAGTAAGAGACACAGAAGACAAGAAATCTGAGGTAGCAATGAAATCAGAGGATGCAACAATTAGTTGTGAATCAGGGGATCTATCCGAGAGCAAAGAGGATACAGGAGCAAGGCAGACAGGAAAGGAAGACATTGaggaaacaaagaaagaaaaaaggaaaagcttAACAGAGGCTGAAGCAGCTACTACTATTCAATCGGCTTATCGTGGATTCGAGGTGAGGAGATTGGGAACCctaaataaattgaagcaaaTGGCTAAACTGAGGGAGCAAGTGGCTGAGGTCAGAACGCGTATTAGCGCTTTGGAGTCTTATCCTGATATGATCAAGGACGACAGAAAAAGGCTGGAAATGGGAGAAACTATAATGAGCCTTCTGCTAAAACTGGATACTATTCAG gGCTTGCACCCAAGCATCAGAAATTTTAGGAAATCAGTGGCAAAGGAGCTCGTGAGTCTTCAGGAGAAGCTCGATTCTCTTACTGCCAAGAAATCTGAAGTGTCCCCTGCCAAAATTATGGAAGACCCTCCCATGGACACTGGAGAAGATTCTTCCGTACAAGGAGAACAAAAAGATGCCGAAGCGGTGCACAGAAGCACGGATATTGTTGAGGGCAGTAAGGATAATAGGACTGATTCAGTGGATCATTGGGAAGATCAGGGATTCTGTCCTAAAGAATCAGTATCTGGTACCCAAGGTGTGGAAAATTCAGAGCTAATGAGCAATGAAGGCTGTAAGGAGTCTAACAAGAAAATTACAGAAGCTCTGTTGGGAAGCAGTGCGGACTCTGGCAAGGAAGGACGAGAGACGGGCCATAAACTGGAAGATGCTTTGAACAATGAGGGACTTGATAATGGTCAAACAATGATGCTGAGTGCTCAGGTTCAGAATCTAGAGAGCAAATTACCCATCGGGTCCAGTCCAGTGGGCACAGAAGAGGATGTCAATTCTGTGGTGAAGGCGGCTGTACAAGGGGTCTCTGGTCAGCAACTTGCAGCAGAGTCGTCCCAGAGGAATGAAAAGATTGAAGCAGGGAGATGTGAGGTCCTGGCAGGTGGAGAAGTCGAGTCTTCTTCTGCAATTGACGGAACAACAATCGATGATGAAGCTGTGGATGGTAACCAAGTGCAGCGACCATCGGAGGCACTGAGTGAAGAGCCAGTCAAAGCCATTTTAGAGGATGAGAGTAGAAGACAGGGGGATTTTGAACTGCATAAGGGTACCATGGTTGAATGGAAGGGACAAGGAGAGACGGTTAGTCCTATAAACATGGACGTGCATATGGAGAAATCTAGCAGAGGGAATGAGGTCAGTTTAAAGGAGAATGAACCCCTTGAGGAGGAGCTCACTGTGCGCGCAGGAGGAGGAGGTAGTCCTGTGGATGACTTTCTGGATAAAGCTGAACTAAAGGAAACTCGGCCAGAGTTGTCACCAACAGAGAATGAAACAAATTCTGCAGATCCCGCTTATAAGCCACAGGAACTTCACCCGGAGCTCTCACTTGCCGATAATGAAATAATCCATGGTGGAGAAGCTTCTAAACAAGAGGAACCTCTTATTAACACCACATCTCTGCATAATGAACTTCAACATGGCAGGGAAGAGAAAGATGACAGTGAAGTGGGGAGCGACACGGACAAATGCTGGGAAGAGAAGGAAGTGGCCATTGAGGAATTAACTGAAGGTGGCAAGGTGGAACCACAAACAGTTACAGCTGGAGGTGAAAATCAAGATTTAGCGCAGGATGTTAGGCAAAAATTTGAACAAGAAGTGCCAGCAACAGTTACCGGCAATGATGAAGTCATTAAACAATCACTTGGATCTGAAGCTGCAGATGATGAGGCCATGAAGATTGTGACAAAGCCAGCCCCAACAGGCGCAGAGCAAAACGAAGGTGATGTTTTTCCCATGTCACCGACTGCCAGCCAGCAGAGTGAAACGGGGTCAGAAAGTGGGAGAAAATTGGTGGAAGAGAACGAGAAGTTGAGGAAGATGATGGAGAAGCTGATAGAAGCTGGGAAAGAGCAACTGACTGCCATATCAAACCTGTCCGCCAGAGTGAATGAGTTGGAGAAAAAAGTGCAAACCAAGAGGAAAGTGAGGACAGGGCGAGTCAGGGCTCGATGCCTGTCAAATGATCCTGTTAAGGGGAGGGCACGTGGAATTGCAGCGTAA